The Scatophagus argus isolate fScaArg1 chromosome 20, fScaArg1.pri, whole genome shotgun sequence genome window below encodes:
- the LOC124051944 gene encoding synaptic vesicle 2-related protein-like, with protein sequence MDNWNKSAKIAYKRWKNPDVRGEAYFVGRSDEDQGTDNEICTIASARVDSGGRESALTSRFYKTEETFTVDDALEAIGFGKFQWKISLLTGLSWIADAMEMMILSILGPQLHCEWRLPSYQVALITSVVFVGMGISSPLWGKLSDKYGRRAGVTICMCWTLYYGLLSAFVPVYGWLLVLRGLVGFGIGGACQSVTLYTEFLPMKARGACVMLIAIFWAVGAVFEVLLALWVMPTLGWRWLLGLSTIPMAIFICFCFWLPESPRFDMLMGNAEKAIATLSRIAKENGKAMPQGKMIVYNQNNQGWIKNLFSPQYWRTTLLLWFIWFANAFSYYGLVLLTTEMFQSGDSCGATQGAKVDPSCSLACKYLTSADYKDLLWTTLAEFPGLLVALVAVDRIGRKKSMGLCFFMFSLCILPLYACIGRLALTIFIFIARAFISGGFQVAFVYTPEVFPTENRALAMGTCSAMARIGSLITPFVAQVMLRTSVYLTLSMYCCCSLLAGIASLLLPIETLGRGLQESSLDQEAGEQRTTTTSQSNSTSLSYDQRLGVIIEGRPTSHV encoded by the exons ATGGACAATTGGAATAAGTCGGCAAAGATCGCTTACAAGCGGTGGAAAAATCCTGATGTCAG AGGTGAGGCATATTTTGTGGGCCGGAGTGATGAAGACCAGGGCACAGACAATGAGATCTGCACTATCGCCTCAGCAAGAGTCGACTCAGGGGGAAGAGAGTCTGCACTGACATCTAGATTTTATAAAACTGAAG AAACCTTTACAGTAGATGATGCACTGGAGGCCATCGGCTTTGGCAAGTTCCAGTGGAAAATCTCTCTCCTCACCGGACTGTCATGG ATAGCTGATGCCATGGAGATGATGATCCTCAGTATCTTGGGCCCCCAGCTGCACTGTGAGTGGAGGCTGCCCAGTTACCAGGTGGCTCTCATAACGTCG gTGGTGTTTGTCGGGATGGGGATCAGTTCACCTCTATGGGGGAAATTGTCCGACAAGTACGGCAGAAGAGCA GGCGTGACAATTTGCATGTGCTGGACTCTGTACTACGGCCTGCTGAGTGCCTTTGTTCCGGTATATGGCTGGCTCTTGGTCCTCAGGGGTCTTGTAGGCTTCGGTATTGGAGGAGCTTGTCAGTC GGTGACTCTGTACACAGAATTCCTTCCCATGAAGGCAAGAGGGGCCTGCGTCATGCTGATTGCG ATATTCTGGGCAGTTGGTGCTGTGTTCGAGGTCCTGCtggcattgtgggtaatgcCCACTCTCGGTTGGAGGTGGCTGCTAGGCCTGTCCACTATACCAATGGCAATATTTATTTGCTTCTGCTTT TGGCTGCCTGAAAGTCCTCGCTTTGACATGCTGATGGGAAACGCAGAGAAGGCCATAGCAACTTTGTCGCGCATTGCCAAAGAGAATGGCAAGGCCATGCCTCAGGGGAAGATGATCGTCTATAATCAA aatAATCAGGGATGGATCAAAAATCTCTTCTCTCCCCAGTATTGGAGGACtactcttcttctgtggtttatTTG GTTTGCAAATGCTTTCTCCTATTATGGTCTAGTCCTGTTGACAACTGAGATGTTCCAATCTGGAGATTCATGTGGTG CCACCCAAGGGGCCAAGGTTGATCCGAGTTGTAGTCTTGCATGCAAGTATTTGACATCAGCTGACTACAAAGACCTTTTATGGACGACCTTGGCTGAATTCCCAG gtCTTTTAGTTGCCCTAGTTGCAGTGGACCGCATTGGCAGGAAGAAGAGCATGGGActgtgtttcttcatgttttctttgtgtatcCTGCCCTTATATGCTTGTATTGGGAG GTTAGCTCTTACAATCTTCATCTTTATTGCCAGAGCATTTATCTCTGGAGGATTCCAAGTTGCTTTTGTTTACACACCAGAG GTGTTCCCTACAGAAAACAGAGCCTTAGCAATGGGGACTTGCAGTGCAATGGCCAGGATCGGTTCCTTGATTACCCCCTTTGTGGCACAG GTGATGCTCAGAACATCAGTGTATTTGACCTTGTCGATGTACTGTTGCTGTTCTCTGCTGGCTGGCATTGCGTCGTTGCTCTTGCCCATCGAGACTTTGGGCAGGGGTCTGCAGGAGTCCAGCCTTGACCAGGAGGCCGGAGAGCAAAGGACCACAACAACCAGCCAGTCAAACAGTACATCACTTTCATATGACCAAAG GCTGGGAGTGATAATTGAGGGTAGGCCTACTTCCCATGTCTAA